The DNA region GGTGTCGACGTACCAGGCCTCGAGGGGGCCGGAGTCCAGGGCGCGGAACGTCCCCATCAGGCAGGAGGCGACCGCGAACATCCAGAAGTCCTGGGCCACCAGGTAGCCGACGGCGGCGGCCACGTTGACGACCGCGGCCGCGACGTAGACCGGGCGCCGGCCGAAGCCGTCGGCGAAGCCACTGGTGGGGAGCTCCAGCACCATCACGGCGATCCCGCTGATCGCGCTCACGGTCAGTGCCTGGGGCACGGTGAGGCCGCGGTCGAGCAGGTAGAGCACCAGGATCGGCACGGTCAGCCCGACCGGGAACCAGCGGGTGAAGGAGAGCAGCAGGAAGACCCGCCGGGCCGCGGCGGGGTGAGGTGCGGCCGGGTCGGGGAGCGGGGTGGGCGCTCACGGCTCGGCGCGCGGGTCGCGCGGGTAGGCGACGTAGTGCACCGAGATCGCGCGGGCCGCCGGGTCGTCCGAGCCCGCCTGCCGGTAGCGCTGAACGACCTCCCAGATCTCGGTGCGCATCTGGTGCAGCTGCTCGGGGGTGGCGACCACCATGTCGTCGTCGTGGCCGGTCGCATCGCGCCACTCCAGCGGCCAGGTGTCCTCCACGTTGAGCCAGTCCTGGTAGCGGGCGACGAACTGGGTCAGGTAGTCGCGCATCAGCCAGTTCAGCGCGGTGGTCGCATCCTCGTCCTCGGCGAAGTCGCTGGGGTCCCAGGAGTGCAGCCGACTCGCCGCCCTCCACTCCCGGCGCCGCCCCTCACCCTCCCCGGTGTCCTCGACCAGGCCGACCGAGGCGAGCTTGCGCAGGTGATAGCTGGTGGCACCGGTGTTGGTGTCCAGCTGGTCGGCGAGCTCGGTCGCGGTGGTCGGCCCGCCGCGGCGCAGGGCGCTGAGGAGGCGGGAGCGCAGGGGGTGGGCCAGCACCTTGACGGCCGCGGCGTCGAGGTGGATCTGGGAGTCGGACATGGGTGCACAATAGTTATGCATGGGTTCTTTGCACAAGTTTTGTGGAGCCGGTCGGGGGGTGCGGGTTTCACCGGTCAGCCGGTGAAACCCGCACGACACGCCGGAGCGCCACGGCGTGTCGTGCGGGTTTCGGCCGACAGGTTCGCCGCGCCAAGCCCCGGACGGCACCCACCCCGCACCAGTCCCGCCCCGGACGGCACCCACCCCGCACCAGTCCCGCCCCGGCCCAGACGCCCCCGCCCAGCCCCGCCCCGCCCAGCCTCAGCCCACCCGTCGACCGATGAGTTCCAGCCCTCCCAACGGTCCACCCGCCATGTCCCGCACCCGCGTCCACAACCTCTCCATCTCGCTGGACGGCTTCGCCACCGGTGAGCCGCAGTGCCTCGAGACACCCTTCGGCCACGCCGGCCAACGGCTGCACGAGTGGATGATCGCCACCCGGTTCTGGGGCGAGGGCGGCAGCGTCGGCGTGGACGACGCGCTGGCCGCCCGGCACAGTGACGGCATCGGCGCCGAGATCATGGGTGCGAACAAGTTCGGTCCGCCGGGCTGGCAGGACGATCCCGACTGGACCGGCTGGTGGGGTCCGGAGCCACCGTTCCACACGCCGACCTTCGTGCTGACACATCGGCCCCGGCCGTCACTGGCCATGGAGGGCGGCACCACGTTCCACTTCCTCGACACCACCCCGGCCGACGCGCTGGAGGTGGCACGCGAAGCGGCCGCCGGTCAGGACGTCCGGATCGGCGGCGGGCCGAGCGTCGTACGGGACTTCGTGGCGGCCGGACTCGTCGACCACCTGCACCTGGTGCAGGTGCCCATCGTGCTGGGGCGCGGCGTCCGGCTCTGGGACGGGCTCGAGGCGCTGGAGGACGACTACACCATCGAGGCGACGACCTCGACCAGCGGCGTGACCCACCTGATCCTGGAGCGTCGCCCCCACTGAGCGCCCCCGCCGAATCGCAGATCGTCCGGCGTGGGGTGCAACCTTCACGGTGTCCGATGCGTCCTAATCGATGACGTGAAGGAGGGCCCCGATGACGACCAGCGACCGCCATGCCACCACTGACCACCGGATCGACGATCTCCACGACCTCCTGCAGGAGGCGCTGATGGACGACGACTTCGCCGAGGCCGCGCTGGTGCGCAGCGTGCTCGGCGACCTGGAGCGGGGCAGCGGCGGCCTCCGCTCTGACGCGGAGGTCCGCCGTCACAGCCAGCCGCGCTGCTGGGCGGCTCGGGCCGCCTCCACCCGGGTGGAGGTCGCGGTCTTCCCGATCGCCGAGGAGAGGTAGTTGCGCACCGTCCCGGGGGAGAGGTGCAGCAGGGTGGCGATCGTCGCGACCGGGCTGCCGTCCAGTGCCGCGCGCAGCACGTCCCGCTCCCGCTCGGTGAGCGGGTTCTCGCCCCCGAACAGCGACTCGGTGGCCAGTGCGGGGTCGACGACGCGCAGCCCGGAGTGCACGCGTCGTACCGCCTCGGCGAGCTCGGTGGCGGGGGTGTCCTTCACCAGGAACCCGGAGGCGCCGGCGTCCAGCGCGCGGCGCACGTAGCCGGGTCGGCCGAAGGTGGTGACGATCACCGAGCGGACGCCGGGCAGCTCCCGGCCCAGCTCACCGGCAGCGGCGATCCCGTCCATCCCGGGCATCTCGATGTCCAGCACGCACACCTGCGCGTCGGTACGACGAGCCGCCGCGACCACCTCGTCCCCGGAGCCCACCTCGGCGACCACCTCGATGTCGGGCTCCATGCCGAGCAGGGCGGCGAGCGCCCCGCGGACCAGCGCCTGGTCGTCGGCCAGCAGCACCCGGATCGTCACAACCGCACCTCCACGCGGGTCCCGGAGCCGGGGACCGACTCCACCTCGATCGCTCCACCGGCGGCGGCCACCCGCTCCCGGATGCCGCGCAGGCCGTTGCCCTCGCGCAGCTGCGCCGAGCCGCGGCCGTCGTCCTCGACCCGCAGCCGGTCCGGACCGAGGGTGACGGTACAGCGGGTGGCCGCGCTGTGCCGGACCACGTTGGTGACCGCCTCCCGCAGCACCCAGGCGAGCACCAACCGGTGTCGGGGGTCGACCGCGGCGACGTCGTCGGGCAGCACCGCCTCCACGCCGGCGCCGGCCAGGGCGTCCGCGGCGGTGGCCAGCTCCTCGTCCAGCCGCGCCACCCGGAGGCCGGCGACCGTCGCCCGGATCTCACCGAGGCTGGTGCGCGCGAGGCGCTGGATGTCGGCGATCTCCTCCTTGGCGCGGGCCGGGTCGACGTCGACGAGGCGTCCGGCGAGCTCGGCCTTGACCGAGACCACGGTCAGCGAGTGGCCGAGCACGTCGTGGACGTCGCGGGCCATCCGCTCCCGCTCGGTGACCAGCTCGTGGTCGCGCTCCAGGGCACGGTGGGTCTCCTCGGCGACCTCCAGGCCGCGGACGATCGTGCCGACGACCACCAGCAGCGCCATCACCCCGAACAGGAACCACAGGTCCGACCACCAGCCGCCGACCGAGGCCGCCACGGCCGCGACCGTGAAGATCGCCGCGACCGCCACCACGGCCGCCCGGCGCGGCAGCACGAAGACGGCGTAGGCGACCAGGAACGGCGCCATGCCGAGCGCCTCGTCCCCGATCAGCGCGGCGGTGGCCACCACGATCGCGGCCAGCAGCAGGAACCAGCCGACCGGACCACCGGGCAGCCAACGGCGGGTGACGCCACCCCAGCCGCGCACGAACCCGAACACGTAGGCGACCGCGAAGGCCACGATCAGGGCCAGCGCGGCGACCTGGACGGGCGGGGAGTAGTCGTCGCCGTCCAGGACCGCGATGATCGGGAAGCCGAGGAAGAAGAGCCACACGGCTCCCATCAGCCAGCCGTGGCGCTCCCACGGATCCCGGCGGTCCTGGGGCTTACCCGGGGACCGGGCCGGGGAGGTCGCGCCGGTCACTGGCGGCCGCGCCCGCGTCGTACCAGCCAGATCGCCAGCAGACTCAGGATCAGCAGCCACACGGTCACGTTAGTCACCGCGACCCACAGCGGCTCGAACTCGACCTGGCCGTTGCCCGCGTCCACCACGTAGCCCTCGGTGAGCGGGCGGCGGGCCAGCGAGACGTAGCCGTACAGCGGGGTGAACTTGGCAATGGTCAGCAGCACCCCGCTGAGCGGGAAGAAGAGGTTGCCGAGGAAGCCGAAGATGACCAGGGTGCCCGACGCGGCGCCGACCGCGGCCTCGCTGCGGAACGCCAGGCCGAAGACCAGGCCGAAGACCGCGAACACCGTGGCACCGACCATCACCAGGATGCCGCTGAGCACCCACGCGGAGAGCTCGCCCTCGGCACCGGTCAGCCCGCCGACCAGATAGACCAACGCCACCGGGATCGCCGCGATGGTCAGCCCGACCAACGTCTTGACCAGCACGTACTGTCCGTCGCGCATCGGGGTCAGGCCGAGCTGACGCCCCCATCCCTGCATCCGCTCCAGGGCGGCGATCCCGCCGATCCCGGTGGTCGCGGTGACCGCACCGTAGGCGGCCATCGAGATCATCACGTACATGGTCACGTTGCCGTTGCCGGCGCTCTCCTGACCGTAGTCCTGGGCGGCGCCGAAGATGAGGTACATGAACGCCGGCAGCACCGCGGTGAAGAACATCGAGACCAGGTCCCGCGTGATCCGCCGCAGCTCCAGGCCGAAGTAGACGGCGTTGAAGGAGGCGGTGCGGGGGGCGTCGTCGGAGGAGGTGCTGTCGAGGGAGACGGTGCTCATGCCGTGGCCCCCGCTTCGGTGATCGCCAGGAACGCGTCGTCCAGCGAGCCGGTGGTGATCTCCAGGTCGGTGCCGCCCAGCTCGGTGAGCAGGGCGCGCGCCACCCGGTCGGAGTCGGCGGTGCGGACGGTCAACCGGGTGCCGTGGACGCTCACCTCGACGACGTGCTCCTCGCGGCGCAGCGCGTCGGCCACCGCGACCACCCGGGCCGCGTCGATCGCGGCGGTGACGGTGCGGCCGGTGGCGCGACCGCGG from Nocardioides sambongensis includes:
- a CDS encoding ArsR/SmtB family transcription factor, yielding MSDSQIHLDAAAVKVLAHPLRSRLLSALRRGGPTTATELADQLDTNTGATSYHLRKLASVGLVEDTGEGEGRRREWRAASRLHSWDPSDFAEDEDATTALNWLMRDYLTQFVARYQDWLNVEDTWPLEWRDATGHDDDMVVATPEQLHQMRTEIWEVVQRYRQAGSDDPAARAISVHYVAYPRDPRAEP
- a CDS encoding sensor histidine kinase, yielding MGAVWLFFLGFPIIAVLDGDDYSPPVQVAALALIVAFAVAYVFGFVRGWGGVTRRWLPGGPVGWFLLLAAIVVATAALIGDEALGMAPFLVAYAVFVLPRRAAVVAVAAIFTVAAVAASVGGWWSDLWFLFGVMALLVVVGTIVRGLEVAEETHRALERDHELVTERERMARDVHDVLGHSLTVVSVKAELAGRLVDVDPARAKEEIADIQRLARTSLGEIRATVAGLRVARLDEELATAADALAGAGVEAVLPDDVAAVDPRHRLVLAWVLREAVTNVVRHSAATRCTVTLGPDRLRVEDDGRGSAQLREGNGLRGIRERVAAAGGAIEVESVPGSGTRVEVRL
- a CDS encoding ABC transporter permease produces the protein MSTVSLDSTSSDDAPRTASFNAVYFGLELRRITRDLVSMFFTAVLPAFMYLIFGAAQDYGQESAGNGNVTMYVMISMAAYGAVTATTGIGGIAALERMQGWGRQLGLTPMRDGQYVLVKTLVGLTIAAIPVALVYLVGGLTGAEGELSAWVLSGILVMVGATVFAVFGLVFGLAFRSEAAVGAASGTLVIFGFLGNLFFPLSGVLLTIAKFTPLYGYVSLARRPLTEGYVVDAGNGQVEFEPLWVAVTNVTVWLLILSLLAIWLVRRGRGRQ
- a CDS encoding dihydrofolate reductase family protein; this translates as MSRTRVHNLSISLDGFATGEPQCLETPFGHAGQRLHEWMIATRFWGEGGSVGVDDALAARHSDGIGAEIMGANKFGPPGWQDDPDWTGWWGPEPPFHTPTFVLTHRPRPSLAMEGGTTFHFLDTTPADALEVAREAAAGQDVRIGGGPSVVRDFVAAGLVDHLHLVQVPIVLGRGVRLWDGLEALEDDYTIEATTSTSGVTHLILERRPH
- a CDS encoding response regulator transcription factor, with the protein product MTIRVLLADDQALVRGALAALLGMEPDIEVVAEVGSGDEVVAAARRTDAQVCVLDIEMPGMDGIAAAGELGRELPGVRSVIVTTFGRPGYVRRALDAGASGFLVKDTPATELAEAVRRVHSGLRVVDPALATESLFGGENPLTERERDVLRAALDGSPVATIATLLHLSPGTVRNYLSSAIGKTATSTRVEAARAAQQRGWL